A single region of the Hippoglossus hippoglossus isolate fHipHip1 chromosome 17, fHipHip1.pri, whole genome shotgun sequence genome encodes:
- the slc4a2a gene encoding anion exchange protein 2a isoform X2: protein MSHHPESAGPGEALGLSASLSPPPRCHGDEEEEDLNKVFEVQCFPQIFGPAAFSPPDKYRVYDEQDFEDHRHCSLQVQHPLSKPPTDIKRKRTSEDRRDGRRGSAPSAATTIEEDQEEESCSQTSRDLPTTSTNQNSLSRGSTMMSVATDDTDEVGALTSVDLDGIKSHRLDDVPAVRRHLVRRSCRGPVVHISKDQIVGQSQLRPDRTPHEVFVELNELMIDRNHELQWRETARWIKFEEEVEEETERWGRPHVASLSFRSLLELRKTISHGAVLLDLKQRTLPDIAQQVAEQMVISDQIKAEDRTSVLRALLLRHSHPSDEKDHSSFSRNISAANMAALIDKHNGQSELPQNLTNHKEADPEKTKREAPPLCHPRSKHEAKLMEKIPERAEATVVLVGSVSFLDQPSMVFVRLQEAVLLESVLEVPVPVRFLFLLLGPPVTNIDYHQIGRSISTLMSDKHFHEAAYQADDRQDLLTAINRFLDCSVVLPPSEVDGDELLHSVARFQREMLQKREEEQGSKLQEKPSSIQQHEDSLVPSKPSDEPLRRSGRLFGGLIKDMARRYPQYLSDIRDALNPQCMAAIIFIYFAALSPAITFGGLLGEKTEGLIGVSELIVATAMQGIVFSVLGAQPLLVIGFSGPLLVFEEAFYTFCKSNGIEYLTGRVWIGFWLVLLVLLTVAFEGSILVRFVSRFTQEIFSFLISLIFIYETFAKTVKIFQEHPLKNCYHGNNTVSPFPCNYTTVAGNPGKVVGEPNTALLSLLLMAGTYFIAFYLRKFKNSSFFPGRLRRIIGDFGVPIAILIMVLVDYSAEDTYTQKLNVPSGFSVSSPEKRGWMISPLGSDGQFPIWMMGASILPAILVFILIFMESQITALIVSKKERMLVKGTGFHLDLLIIVVVGGISALFGLPWLSAATVRSVTHTNALTVMSKAVAPGDKPRIQEVKEQRVTGFLVAVLVGLSIVIGEVLRQIPLAVLFGIFLYMGVMSLNGIQLTERLILLLMPSKYHPNQSYVRKVRTLRMHMFTIVQLTCLSLLWVVMATAAALAFPFVLLLTIPVRMLLLPHLFSRRELQSLDADDMESHLEEKEGQDEYSQLQMPV from the exons CTGCAGCGTTCAGTCCGCCAGACAAATACCGAGTCTATGACGAGCAGGATTTTGAAG atcATCGTCACTGTTCTCTCCAGGTCCAGCATCCTCTGTCCAAACCTCCCACTGACATCAAGAGGAAGAGGACCAGTGAGGAcaggagggatgggaggagaggCTCTGCCCCCAGCGCCGCGACCACCATAGAAGAAGACCAGGAGGAGGAGTCCTGCAGTCAGACCTCCAG AGACCTGCCCACCACTTCTACCAATCAAAACAGCCTCTCACGTGGCAGCACCATGATGAGCGTTGCCACTGACGACACTGACGAGGTTGGAGCGTTGACGTCGGTCGACTTGGACGGAATCAAGA GTCACCGATTGGACGATGTTCCGGCCGTGCGGCGTCACTTGGTGAGGCGGAGCTGCAGAGGACCAGTCGTCCACATCAGCAAAGATCAGATCGTCGGTCAGTCACAGCTCCGACCGGACCGAACGCCTCACGAG gtgtttgTGGAGCTGAACGAGCTGATGATTGACAGGAACCATGAGCTGCAGTGGAGGGAGACAGCTCGCTGGATCAAgtttgaggaggaggtggaggaggagacggagcgTTGGGGTCGACCTCACGTCGCCTCGCTCTCCTTCCGTTCGCTGCTCGAGCTCCGAAAAACCATCTCCCATG gggCGGTGCTTCTGGACCTGAAGCAGAGGACGCTGCCGGACATCGCCCAGCAGGTGGCGGAGCAGATGGTGATCTCAGATCAGATCAAAGCTGAGGATCGGACCAGCGTCCTGAGAGCTCTGCTGCTCCGACACAg TCATCCCAGTGATGAGAAAGATCACAGCTCGTTCAGCAGGAACATCTCAGCTGCCAACATGGCCGCCCTGATTGACAAACACAATGGCCAATCAGAGCTCCCCCAAAACCTGACCAATCACAAAGAGGCTGACCCAGAGAAGACCAAG AGAGAAGCCCCACCCCTCTGTCACCCCAGATCCAAACATGAAGCAAAGCTGATGGAGAAGATCCCAGAGAGAGCTGAGGCCACCGTGGTTCTCGTAG GCAGTGTGAGCTTCCTGGATCAGCCCTCCATGGTGTTTGTGCGGCTGCAGGAGGCGGTCCTGCTCGAGTCTGTTCTGGAAGTCCCCGTCCCTGTGAGGTTCCTTTTCTTGCTGCTGGGCCCACCCGTCACTAACATCGACTATCACCAGATCGGACGCTCCATCTCCACACTTATGTCAGACAAG CACTTCCATGAGGCAGCGTACCAGGCTGACGACCGCCAGGATCTGCTGACAGCCATCAACCGTTTCCTGGACTGCAGCGTCGTCCTGCCTCCCTCAGAGGTTGATGGGGACGAGCTCCTGCACTCTGTCGCTCGCTTCCAAAGAGAAATGCTCcaaaagagggaggaggagcagggcaGCAAACTGCAGGAGAAACCGTCGAGTATTCAGCAGCATGAAG ATTCCCTGGTTCCCTCCAAACCCAGCGACGAGCCCCTGAGGCGTTCAGGTCGTCTGTTTGGAGGTCTGATCAAAGACATGGCTCGACGTTACCCTCAGTACCTCAGTGACATCAGAGATGCTCTGAACCCTCAGTGCATGGCCGCCATCATCTTCATCTACTTTGCTGCCCTGTCACCTGCAATCACCTTTGGTGGACTGTTAG GTGAGAAAACAGAGGGTCTGATTGGTGTGTCGGAGCTGATTGTTGCCACGGCGATGCAGGGCATAGTGTTCAGCGTGTTGGGTGCTCAGCCTCTGCTGGTGATCGGCTTCTCTGGACCGCTGCTGGTGTTTGAAGAGGCCTTCTACACT TTTTGTAAAAGCAATGGGATCGAGTATTTGACGGGCCGGGTGTGGATCGGGTTCTGGCTGGTGCTACTTGTTCTCCTCACTGTGGCCTTTGAGGGAAGCATCCTTGTTCGCTTTGTCTCCCGCTTCACTCAGGAGATTTTCTCCTTCCTCATTTCCCTCATTTTCATCTACGAGACCTTCGCCAAAACGGTCAAG ATCTTTCAGGAGCATCCTCTCAAAAACTGTTATCATGGAAACAACACAGTATCTCCATTTCCCTGCAACTATACAACTGTTGCTGGGAATCCTGGGAAGGTTGTTGGAGAGCCCAACACTGCCCTGCTGTCATTACTGCTCATGGCGGGAACGTATTTCATCGCTTTCTACCTCCGCAAGTTCAAGAACAGCTCCTTCTTCCCCGGCAGG CTCCGTAGGATCATCGGAGACTTTGGGGTCCCCATTGCTATCCTCATCATGGTGTTGGTGGACTACAGTGCGGAGGACACCTACACCCAG AAACTCAATGTGCCCAGTGGATTCTCTGTCTCCAGTCCAGAGAAGCGTGGTTGGATGATTTCTCCTTTGGGATCGGACGGGCAGTTCCCCATTTGGATGATGGGCGCAAGCATTCTGCCGGCCatcctcgtcttcatcctcatcttcatggAGTCCCAGATCACAGC ACTGATTGTCAGTAAAAAGGAGAGGATGCTGGTGAAGGGAACTGGTTTTCACCTGGACCTCCTCATCATTGTGGTGGTGGGTGGAATCTCAGCTCTGTTTGGTTTGCCTTGGCTGTCAGCTGCAACAGTTCGGTCCGTCACCCACACCAACGCCCTCACCGTCATGAGCAAAGCTGTTGCCCCTGGCGACAAGCCCCGCATCCAGGAAGTGAAGGAGCAGAGGGTGACTGGCTTCCTGGTGGCTGTGTTAGTGG GTCTGTCCATCGTGATCGGAGAGGTTCTGCGTCAGATCCCTCTAGCGGTGCTTTTTGGGATCTTCCTCTACATGGGTGTGATGTCTCTGAACGGGATCCAGCTCACCGAGAGgctcatcctgctgctgatgcCCTCAAAGTACCACCCTAATCAAAGCTACGTCCGCAAG GTACGGACGTTAAGAATGCACATGTTCACTATTGTCCagctgacctgtctgtctctcctgtgGGTCGTCATGGCGACGGCAGCAGCACTAGCTTTCCcctttgtgttgctgctgacgATACCTGtgaggatgctgctgctgcctcatcTTTTCAGCCgcagagagctgcagagt ctggatGCTGATGACATGGAGTCTCacctggaggagaaggaggggcaGGACGAGTACTCACAGCTGCAGATGCCCGTGTGA
- the slc4a2a gene encoding anion exchange protein 2a isoform X3, whose amino-acid sequence MSHHPESAGPGEALGLSASLSPPPRCHGDEEEEDLNKVFEVQCFPQIFGPAAFSPPDKYRVYDEQDFEDHRHCSLQVQHPLSKPPTDIKRKRTSEDRRDGRRGSAPSAATTIEEDQEEESCRDLPTTSTNQNSLSRGSTMMSVATDDTDEVGALTSVDLDGIKSHRLDDVPAVRRHLVRRSCRGPVVHISKDQIVGQSQLRPDRTPHEVFVELNELMIDRNHELQWRETARWIKFEEEVEEETERWGRPHVASLSFRSLLELRKTISHGAVLLDLKQRTLPDIAQQVAEQMVISDQIKAEDRTSVLRALLLRHSHPSDEKDHSSFSRNISAANMAALIDKHNGQSELPQNLTNHKEADPEKTKREAPPLCHPRSKHEAKLMEKIPERAEATVVLVGSVSFLDQPSMVFVRLQEAVLLESVLEVPVPVRFLFLLLGPPVTNIDYHQIGRSISTLMSDKHFHEAAYQADDRQDLLTAINRFLDCSVVLPPSEVDGDELLHSVARFQREMLQKREEEQGSKLQEKPSSIQQHEGQLSDSLVPSKPSDEPLRRSGRLFGGLIKDMARRYPQYLSDIRDALNPQCMAAIIFIYFAALSPAITFGGLLGEKTEGLIGVSELIVATAMQGIVFSVLGAQPLLVIGFSGPLLVFEEAFYTFCKSNGIEYLTGRVWIGFWLVLLVLLTVAFEGSILVRFVSRFTQEIFSFLISLIFIYETFAKTVKIFQEHPLKNCYHGNNTVSPFPCNYTTVAGNPGKVVGEPNTALLSLLLMAGTYFIAFYLRKFKNSSFFPGRLRRIIGDFGVPIAILIMVLVDYSAEDTYTQKLNVPSGFSVSSPEKRGWMISPLGSDGQFPIWMMGASILPAILVFILIFMESQITALIVSKKERMLVKGTGFHLDLLIIVVVGGISALFGLPWLSAATVRSVTHTNALTVMSKAVAPGDKPRIQEVKEQRVTGFLVAVLVGLSIVIGEVLRQIPLAVLFGIFLYMGVMSLNGIQLTERLILLLMPSKYHPNQSYVRKVRTLRMHMFTIVQLTCLSLLWVVMATAAALAFPFVLLLTIPVRMLLLPHLFSRRELQSLDADDMESHLEEKEGQDEYSQLQMPV is encoded by the exons CTGCAGCGTTCAGTCCGCCAGACAAATACCGAGTCTATGACGAGCAGGATTTTGAAG atcATCGTCACTGTTCTCTCCAGGTCCAGCATCCTCTGTCCAAACCTCCCACTGACATCAAGAGGAAGAGGACCAGTGAGGAcaggagggatgggaggagaggCTCTGCCCCCAGCGCCGCGACCACCATAGAAGAAGACCAGGAGGAGGAGTCCTG CAGAGACCTGCCCACCACTTCTACCAATCAAAACAGCCTCTCACGTGGCAGCACCATGATGAGCGTTGCCACTGACGACACTGACGAGGTTGGAGCGTTGACGTCGGTCGACTTGGACGGAATCAAGA GTCACCGATTGGACGATGTTCCGGCCGTGCGGCGTCACTTGGTGAGGCGGAGCTGCAGAGGACCAGTCGTCCACATCAGCAAAGATCAGATCGTCGGTCAGTCACAGCTCCGACCGGACCGAACGCCTCACGAG gtgtttgTGGAGCTGAACGAGCTGATGATTGACAGGAACCATGAGCTGCAGTGGAGGGAGACAGCTCGCTGGATCAAgtttgaggaggaggtggaggaggagacggagcgTTGGGGTCGACCTCACGTCGCCTCGCTCTCCTTCCGTTCGCTGCTCGAGCTCCGAAAAACCATCTCCCATG gggCGGTGCTTCTGGACCTGAAGCAGAGGACGCTGCCGGACATCGCCCAGCAGGTGGCGGAGCAGATGGTGATCTCAGATCAGATCAAAGCTGAGGATCGGACCAGCGTCCTGAGAGCTCTGCTGCTCCGACACAg TCATCCCAGTGATGAGAAAGATCACAGCTCGTTCAGCAGGAACATCTCAGCTGCCAACATGGCCGCCCTGATTGACAAACACAATGGCCAATCAGAGCTCCCCCAAAACCTGACCAATCACAAAGAGGCTGACCCAGAGAAGACCAAG AGAGAAGCCCCACCCCTCTGTCACCCCAGATCCAAACATGAAGCAAAGCTGATGGAGAAGATCCCAGAGAGAGCTGAGGCCACCGTGGTTCTCGTAG GCAGTGTGAGCTTCCTGGATCAGCCCTCCATGGTGTTTGTGCGGCTGCAGGAGGCGGTCCTGCTCGAGTCTGTTCTGGAAGTCCCCGTCCCTGTGAGGTTCCTTTTCTTGCTGCTGGGCCCACCCGTCACTAACATCGACTATCACCAGATCGGACGCTCCATCTCCACACTTATGTCAGACAAG CACTTCCATGAGGCAGCGTACCAGGCTGACGACCGCCAGGATCTGCTGACAGCCATCAACCGTTTCCTGGACTGCAGCGTCGTCCTGCCTCCCTCAGAGGTTGATGGGGACGAGCTCCTGCACTCTGTCGCTCGCTTCCAAAGAGAAATGCTCcaaaagagggaggaggagcagggcaGCAAACTGCAGGAGAAACCGTCGAGTATTCAGCAGCATGAAGGTCAGTTATCAG ATTCCCTGGTTCCCTCCAAACCCAGCGACGAGCCCCTGAGGCGTTCAGGTCGTCTGTTTGGAGGTCTGATCAAAGACATGGCTCGACGTTACCCTCAGTACCTCAGTGACATCAGAGATGCTCTGAACCCTCAGTGCATGGCCGCCATCATCTTCATCTACTTTGCTGCCCTGTCACCTGCAATCACCTTTGGTGGACTGTTAG GTGAGAAAACAGAGGGTCTGATTGGTGTGTCGGAGCTGATTGTTGCCACGGCGATGCAGGGCATAGTGTTCAGCGTGTTGGGTGCTCAGCCTCTGCTGGTGATCGGCTTCTCTGGACCGCTGCTGGTGTTTGAAGAGGCCTTCTACACT TTTTGTAAAAGCAATGGGATCGAGTATTTGACGGGCCGGGTGTGGATCGGGTTCTGGCTGGTGCTACTTGTTCTCCTCACTGTGGCCTTTGAGGGAAGCATCCTTGTTCGCTTTGTCTCCCGCTTCACTCAGGAGATTTTCTCCTTCCTCATTTCCCTCATTTTCATCTACGAGACCTTCGCCAAAACGGTCAAG ATCTTTCAGGAGCATCCTCTCAAAAACTGTTATCATGGAAACAACACAGTATCTCCATTTCCCTGCAACTATACAACTGTTGCTGGGAATCCTGGGAAGGTTGTTGGAGAGCCCAACACTGCCCTGCTGTCATTACTGCTCATGGCGGGAACGTATTTCATCGCTTTCTACCTCCGCAAGTTCAAGAACAGCTCCTTCTTCCCCGGCAGG CTCCGTAGGATCATCGGAGACTTTGGGGTCCCCATTGCTATCCTCATCATGGTGTTGGTGGACTACAGTGCGGAGGACACCTACACCCAG AAACTCAATGTGCCCAGTGGATTCTCTGTCTCCAGTCCAGAGAAGCGTGGTTGGATGATTTCTCCTTTGGGATCGGACGGGCAGTTCCCCATTTGGATGATGGGCGCAAGCATTCTGCCGGCCatcctcgtcttcatcctcatcttcatggAGTCCCAGATCACAGC ACTGATTGTCAGTAAAAAGGAGAGGATGCTGGTGAAGGGAACTGGTTTTCACCTGGACCTCCTCATCATTGTGGTGGTGGGTGGAATCTCAGCTCTGTTTGGTTTGCCTTGGCTGTCAGCTGCAACAGTTCGGTCCGTCACCCACACCAACGCCCTCACCGTCATGAGCAAAGCTGTTGCCCCTGGCGACAAGCCCCGCATCCAGGAAGTGAAGGAGCAGAGGGTGACTGGCTTCCTGGTGGCTGTGTTAGTGG GTCTGTCCATCGTGATCGGAGAGGTTCTGCGTCAGATCCCTCTAGCGGTGCTTTTTGGGATCTTCCTCTACATGGGTGTGATGTCTCTGAACGGGATCCAGCTCACCGAGAGgctcatcctgctgctgatgcCCTCAAAGTACCACCCTAATCAAAGCTACGTCCGCAAG GTACGGACGTTAAGAATGCACATGTTCACTATTGTCCagctgacctgtctgtctctcctgtgGGTCGTCATGGCGACGGCAGCAGCACTAGCTTTCCcctttgtgttgctgctgacgATACCTGtgaggatgctgctgctgcctcatcTTTTCAGCCgcagagagctgcagagt ctggatGCTGATGACATGGAGTCTCacctggaggagaaggaggggcaGGACGAGTACTCACAGCTGCAGATGCCCGTGTGA
- the slc4a2a gene encoding anion exchange protein 2a isoform X1, producing the protein MSHHPESAGPGEALGLSASLSPPPRCHGDEEEEDLNKVFEVQCFPQIFGPAAFSPPDKYRVYDEQDFEDHRHCSLQVQHPLSKPPTDIKRKRTSEDRRDGRRGSAPSAATTIEEDQEEESCSQTSRDLPTTSTNQNSLSRGSTMMSVATDDTDEVGALTSVDLDGIKSHRLDDVPAVRRHLVRRSCRGPVVHISKDQIVGQSQLRPDRTPHEVFVELNELMIDRNHELQWRETARWIKFEEEVEEETERWGRPHVASLSFRSLLELRKTISHGAVLLDLKQRTLPDIAQQVAEQMVISDQIKAEDRTSVLRALLLRHSHPSDEKDHSSFSRNISAANMAALIDKHNGQSELPQNLTNHKEADPEKTKREAPPLCHPRSKHEAKLMEKIPERAEATVVLVGSVSFLDQPSMVFVRLQEAVLLESVLEVPVPVRFLFLLLGPPVTNIDYHQIGRSISTLMSDKHFHEAAYQADDRQDLLTAINRFLDCSVVLPPSEVDGDELLHSVARFQREMLQKREEEQGSKLQEKPSSIQQHEGQLSDSLVPSKPSDEPLRRSGRLFGGLIKDMARRYPQYLSDIRDALNPQCMAAIIFIYFAALSPAITFGGLLGEKTEGLIGVSELIVATAMQGIVFSVLGAQPLLVIGFSGPLLVFEEAFYTFCKSNGIEYLTGRVWIGFWLVLLVLLTVAFEGSILVRFVSRFTQEIFSFLISLIFIYETFAKTVKIFQEHPLKNCYHGNNTVSPFPCNYTTVAGNPGKVVGEPNTALLSLLLMAGTYFIAFYLRKFKNSSFFPGRLRRIIGDFGVPIAILIMVLVDYSAEDTYTQKLNVPSGFSVSSPEKRGWMISPLGSDGQFPIWMMGASILPAILVFILIFMESQITALIVSKKERMLVKGTGFHLDLLIIVVVGGISALFGLPWLSAATVRSVTHTNALTVMSKAVAPGDKPRIQEVKEQRVTGFLVAVLVGLSIVIGEVLRQIPLAVLFGIFLYMGVMSLNGIQLTERLILLLMPSKYHPNQSYVRKVRTLRMHMFTIVQLTCLSLLWVVMATAAALAFPFVLLLTIPVRMLLLPHLFSRRELQSLDADDMESHLEEKEGQDEYSQLQMPV; encoded by the exons CTGCAGCGTTCAGTCCGCCAGACAAATACCGAGTCTATGACGAGCAGGATTTTGAAG atcATCGTCACTGTTCTCTCCAGGTCCAGCATCCTCTGTCCAAACCTCCCACTGACATCAAGAGGAAGAGGACCAGTGAGGAcaggagggatgggaggagaggCTCTGCCCCCAGCGCCGCGACCACCATAGAAGAAGACCAGGAGGAGGAGTCCTGCAGTCAGACCTCCAG AGACCTGCCCACCACTTCTACCAATCAAAACAGCCTCTCACGTGGCAGCACCATGATGAGCGTTGCCACTGACGACACTGACGAGGTTGGAGCGTTGACGTCGGTCGACTTGGACGGAATCAAGA GTCACCGATTGGACGATGTTCCGGCCGTGCGGCGTCACTTGGTGAGGCGGAGCTGCAGAGGACCAGTCGTCCACATCAGCAAAGATCAGATCGTCGGTCAGTCACAGCTCCGACCGGACCGAACGCCTCACGAG gtgtttgTGGAGCTGAACGAGCTGATGATTGACAGGAACCATGAGCTGCAGTGGAGGGAGACAGCTCGCTGGATCAAgtttgaggaggaggtggaggaggagacggagcgTTGGGGTCGACCTCACGTCGCCTCGCTCTCCTTCCGTTCGCTGCTCGAGCTCCGAAAAACCATCTCCCATG gggCGGTGCTTCTGGACCTGAAGCAGAGGACGCTGCCGGACATCGCCCAGCAGGTGGCGGAGCAGATGGTGATCTCAGATCAGATCAAAGCTGAGGATCGGACCAGCGTCCTGAGAGCTCTGCTGCTCCGACACAg TCATCCCAGTGATGAGAAAGATCACAGCTCGTTCAGCAGGAACATCTCAGCTGCCAACATGGCCGCCCTGATTGACAAACACAATGGCCAATCAGAGCTCCCCCAAAACCTGACCAATCACAAAGAGGCTGACCCAGAGAAGACCAAG AGAGAAGCCCCACCCCTCTGTCACCCCAGATCCAAACATGAAGCAAAGCTGATGGAGAAGATCCCAGAGAGAGCTGAGGCCACCGTGGTTCTCGTAG GCAGTGTGAGCTTCCTGGATCAGCCCTCCATGGTGTTTGTGCGGCTGCAGGAGGCGGTCCTGCTCGAGTCTGTTCTGGAAGTCCCCGTCCCTGTGAGGTTCCTTTTCTTGCTGCTGGGCCCACCCGTCACTAACATCGACTATCACCAGATCGGACGCTCCATCTCCACACTTATGTCAGACAAG CACTTCCATGAGGCAGCGTACCAGGCTGACGACCGCCAGGATCTGCTGACAGCCATCAACCGTTTCCTGGACTGCAGCGTCGTCCTGCCTCCCTCAGAGGTTGATGGGGACGAGCTCCTGCACTCTGTCGCTCGCTTCCAAAGAGAAATGCTCcaaaagagggaggaggagcagggcaGCAAACTGCAGGAGAAACCGTCGAGTATTCAGCAGCATGAAGGTCAGTTATCAG ATTCCCTGGTTCCCTCCAAACCCAGCGACGAGCCCCTGAGGCGTTCAGGTCGTCTGTTTGGAGGTCTGATCAAAGACATGGCTCGACGTTACCCTCAGTACCTCAGTGACATCAGAGATGCTCTGAACCCTCAGTGCATGGCCGCCATCATCTTCATCTACTTTGCTGCCCTGTCACCTGCAATCACCTTTGGTGGACTGTTAG GTGAGAAAACAGAGGGTCTGATTGGTGTGTCGGAGCTGATTGTTGCCACGGCGATGCAGGGCATAGTGTTCAGCGTGTTGGGTGCTCAGCCTCTGCTGGTGATCGGCTTCTCTGGACCGCTGCTGGTGTTTGAAGAGGCCTTCTACACT TTTTGTAAAAGCAATGGGATCGAGTATTTGACGGGCCGGGTGTGGATCGGGTTCTGGCTGGTGCTACTTGTTCTCCTCACTGTGGCCTTTGAGGGAAGCATCCTTGTTCGCTTTGTCTCCCGCTTCACTCAGGAGATTTTCTCCTTCCTCATTTCCCTCATTTTCATCTACGAGACCTTCGCCAAAACGGTCAAG ATCTTTCAGGAGCATCCTCTCAAAAACTGTTATCATGGAAACAACACAGTATCTCCATTTCCCTGCAACTATACAACTGTTGCTGGGAATCCTGGGAAGGTTGTTGGAGAGCCCAACACTGCCCTGCTGTCATTACTGCTCATGGCGGGAACGTATTTCATCGCTTTCTACCTCCGCAAGTTCAAGAACAGCTCCTTCTTCCCCGGCAGG CTCCGTAGGATCATCGGAGACTTTGGGGTCCCCATTGCTATCCTCATCATGGTGTTGGTGGACTACAGTGCGGAGGACACCTACACCCAG AAACTCAATGTGCCCAGTGGATTCTCTGTCTCCAGTCCAGAGAAGCGTGGTTGGATGATTTCTCCTTTGGGATCGGACGGGCAGTTCCCCATTTGGATGATGGGCGCAAGCATTCTGCCGGCCatcctcgtcttcatcctcatcttcatggAGTCCCAGATCACAGC ACTGATTGTCAGTAAAAAGGAGAGGATGCTGGTGAAGGGAACTGGTTTTCACCTGGACCTCCTCATCATTGTGGTGGTGGGTGGAATCTCAGCTCTGTTTGGTTTGCCTTGGCTGTCAGCTGCAACAGTTCGGTCCGTCACCCACACCAACGCCCTCACCGTCATGAGCAAAGCTGTTGCCCCTGGCGACAAGCCCCGCATCCAGGAAGTGAAGGAGCAGAGGGTGACTGGCTTCCTGGTGGCTGTGTTAGTGG GTCTGTCCATCGTGATCGGAGAGGTTCTGCGTCAGATCCCTCTAGCGGTGCTTTTTGGGATCTTCCTCTACATGGGTGTGATGTCTCTGAACGGGATCCAGCTCACCGAGAGgctcatcctgctgctgatgcCCTCAAAGTACCACCCTAATCAAAGCTACGTCCGCAAG GTACGGACGTTAAGAATGCACATGTTCACTATTGTCCagctgacctgtctgtctctcctgtgGGTCGTCATGGCGACGGCAGCAGCACTAGCTTTCCcctttgtgttgctgctgacgATACCTGtgaggatgctgctgctgcctcatcTTTTCAGCCgcagagagctgcagagt ctggatGCTGATGACATGGAGTCTCacctggaggagaaggaggggcaGGACGAGTACTCACAGCTGCAGATGCCCGTGTGA